Genomic DNA from Shewanella woodyi ATCC 51908:
GATCCATCCATCAAGGTAATGAGTTTGTGGACCATGGGCATCAACCAACATACACGTGGTGTTTGGGCAAATAATATGCTCTACAATATCCACTTATTAACGGGTAAGATCGCCACACCGGGTAACAGTCCATTCTCGCTAACAGGCCAGCCATCAGCTTGCGGAACCGCACGTGAAGTGGGTACCTTCGCTCATCGTCTGCCAGCAGATATGGTCGTGAAAAACCCTAAACACAGAGCACTATCAGAAAAGTTGTGGCAACTTCCTGAAGGCACCATACCACCAAAACCTGGCTACCATGCCGTGCTTCAGAGCCGTATGCTCAAAGATGGCAAACTTAACTGCTACTGGACCATGTGTACCAACAATATGCAGGCAGGTCCTAACATTAACGATGAAATTTACCCTGGATTCCGTAACCCAGAGAACTTTATTGTCGTGTCAGACCCCTACCCAACTGTCACTGCAATGGCTGCAGATCTTATTCTACCTACGGCAATGTGGGTGGAGAAAGAGGGCGCATACGGTAATGCCGAGCGTCGTACTCAGATGTGGCATCAACAGGTGAAAGCTCCGCAAGGGGCTAAGTCAGATCTGTGGCAGCTGGTTGAGTTCTCAAAGCGCTTCAAGGTTGCAGAAGTTTGGCCTGCTGAGTTAATCGCTAAGAAGCCTGAGTATGCCGATAAGACACTCTTTGACGTGCTATTTGCTAACGGCGAGGTCAATAAGTTCCCAACATCGGACTGTAAGGGTGAGTTAAACGAAGAGTCTGATCACTTTGGCTTCTACCTGCAAAAAGGTCTGTATGAGGAGTACGCTCAGTTTACTCGTGGTCATAAGCATGACCTTGCAGATTTCGATACCTACCATGAAACTCGCGGCCTACGTTGGCCAGTGGTGGATGGCAAAGAGACACTGCGCCGCTTCTCGAAAGGCGATCCCTACCTCAAGGCAGGTGAAGAGTTTAACTTCTACGGTAAACCGGATGGCAAAGCGGTGATTTTCGCACTGCCATTTGAACCAGCAGCAGAGGAGCCAAACGAAGAGTTTGACCTATGGATGTCAACAGGCCGAGTACTCGAACACTGGCATACAGGCTCTATGACAGCCCGAGTACCTGAGTTATATCGCGCTTACCCTGACGCCCAAATCTTTCTCCACCCAGAAGATGCCAAGGCCCGAGGCCTAAAGCGTGGAGATGAAGTCATCGTAGCCTCGCCTCGCGGTGAAGTGAAAACACGGGTCGAGACTAAAGGTCGAAACAAGCCACCGAGAGGCGTGGTATTTGTGCCATTCTTCGATGCTCGCCAGTTGGTGAATAAGCTTTTACTAGACGCGACGGATCCGCTCTCGAAAGAGACAGATTTTAAGAAGTGCCCCGTCAAAGTAATGAAAGCCTAATGTGCCTAAATAGCGGAGAACAAACGATGAAGAAATTATTCACTGCAGCGGCGCTTATCATGGCGCTGGGTGCTTGCTCTGGTCAGCAAACCAATACACAAGCTGATCCGGTCAATATTAACTCTCTAGGAAAGTCTGAGATCACAGAGGTGCGCGCCGCCGATGCGATGCCTCTCTATCCCAAACGCGGTAAGTCAATTGAGCGAGATTTTGTCCACCAGCCCCCTATGATCCCCCATAAGGCGGATTATAAGATCACCATGAAGAAAAATGGCTGTATGTCATGTCATAGCTGGGATAAAGCTGAGAAGCGTAAGGCAACGCCTATCGATATCTCACATGTTAAAGATGAGAAAGGCAGTCTGAACAATCAATATTACTCATGCTCTCAATGCCATGCTCCTATGGCTGAGAACAAGCAACCACTGGTCGAGAACACTTTTTCGAATAACTAGATGCTAGAGTAAACTGTTAATATAAAACCACCTTTTCAGGTGGTTTTATATTTTCCCGACTCTAGGCTAACAATCTTAACTACTAACATCTCCTAAAAAATAACTACTCTTTTTAAGATTAAAACCACTCTTTTTTGCTCATTTTTAAATCAAGCCTTCTGATATGTTAAATAAAACACAAGGAAGCATCAAATGAGCAACAATCAAAAAACTGAACAAAACAAAGAGCAGCTGACCGATGATGTTATACGCCTTGGTGTCGATGTTGGCGGAACCAACACCGACGCGGTATTAATTTGTGGCCATCACGTACTCGCCAGTACTAAACAAACAACCACAGACAATATTTATCAAGGAATTGAAAGTGCTGTAACAGAAGTGCTGCAACAAGCGGGTCTGAGTAGTGACAAAATTGATTTCTGTATGATAGGCACCACCCAGTTTACCAATGCGTTTGTCCAACGCCGTGAACTCAATGGAGTTGCGATTATACGGCTCGGATCACCCACAGCCAAAGCATTGCCCCCTCTAACGGGGTGGCCTCAATCCATGCTCGACAGTTTCGAACAGCAAGTTTTCATGTTTCCTGGTGGCCATCACTTCAATGGTGCGGTGAACAGCGAATTTAGCGAGGCATCCCTAGACACTGTTATTGACAGTATTTTAACCAATTCACTCACATCAGTGGCTATTAGCTCTATTTTCTCACCTGTTAATCAAGAGTTTGAGCTAAGAGCAAAACAATACTTGCAGACACATTGCCCAAATATTTCAGTAAGCATGTCACATGAAATTGGCCGAGTCGGTATTATTGAACGTGAGAACTCCACCATTATGAATGCCAGTTTAGCGAAATTAGCAGAACGTGTTGTCGACGCTTTTGAAACCTCGCTGACTAAACTCAATATCAAGGCTCCGCTCTATATTACCCAAAACGACGGAACCTTGATGACTGCTAATGCAGTGCGTCAATTCCCAGTGATGACATTCGCATCAGGCCCCACAAACTCTATGCGAGGCGCTGCATTTCTCAGTGGACAGCAAGAGGCCATTGTTGCTGATATTGGAGGTACTACAACAGATATAGGCATGTTGATACAAGGGTTTCCACGAGAGTCGAGTATGCATGTCGATATTGGTGGAGTGCGAACCAACTTTCGCATGCCTGATATTATCGCTATCGGGCTGGGAGGTGGCAGTATCTGTGACCCAGTAAAAGGCACTGTTGGCCCACAATCTGTAGGCTACCTACTAAAAGAGAAAGCTATTAGTTTTGGTGGAGATATATTAACCGCCACTGACTGCGCATTAACACGAGATCCAACCTTTATTCATGAGGCTAAACCTGAGCTCGTAAGATTAAAAGCGGCTCAACTTACGCCTATTAACCAAGCCATAAATCGGCTTATCTCCCAAGGTATCGACGAGATAAAAACCAGCCGAGTTAAAGTGCCACTGATCTTAGTCGGTGGCGGCCATATTTTAGTCCATGAAACCCCTTCCGGTATCTCAAAAATCATCCGACCACAGTATGCCGAAGTCGCGAACGCTATCGGTGCCAGCATCGGCATGGTCAGTGGTGATATCGATCAAATCTTCGATTATGACGAGCTCAATCGTAATGAGAGCCTACAACAGGCCAAAGATTTGGCCACTGAAGCAGCCATAGTCGCTGGGGCAATTCCTGACACTGTATCAATACTTGATATACAGGAGATGCCGCTAAGCTACATCAAAGGTCAAGCTACTCGAATTCGTATTCGTGCCACTGGCCAACTATTTTTAACTAGCCAGAGGGCATGCTCATGAACCTAACGCTCAATAATTTGGAAGATTATGCCCGTGGCGCTGCTTTACTCGGTGCAGGTGGTGGTGGCGATCCCTATATTGGCCGCTTACTTGCTGAAGAAGCAATTAAAACCTATGGCGCACCGCGTATTATTTCAGCCCAAGAACTCGATGATGACGCCGTCATTATCTCAGTAGCAATGATTGGTGCACCGACAGTTTTGATTGAAAAGGCCTGCTCTGGCGATGATATCGACCTGCTGATTAAGGCGATGGAAAAACGTCTAGGTAAACCCATAGATGCCTTAATGCCGATAGAGATTGGTGGTGTTAACTCTTGTTTGCCTTTGGTTGCAGCAGCACGAACTGGCCTCCCCTTAGTGAACTGCGATGGCATGGGCCGAGCCTTTCCAGGTTTAGAGATGGTGACGTTCAATGTATATGGCTGTGCAATTTCGCCTGTTGTCATGACAGATGAACACAACAATCAAGTTGTCATCGATACCAACAGCGCCGCCAAAGCTGAAAAGTTTGCTCGTAGCGTTGTCGGTGAGATGGGATTAAGCGCCATGCTCTCCTGTTATCCCCTTAACGGTAAGCAACTTAAAAAATGGGGAGTGCACGGCACCATGACCCTCGCTCTGGAGTTAGGTCAAGCCATACGTTTGGGTCGTCGCGACGATAATGCTGTGCACTCTTTACTGTCAGCCCTTAATCAAACGAGTTATTACGCCCCTGCAAGAGCCCTACTCACGGGAAAAGTTATCGATATTGAACGGGTCACAAGGGACGGATTCTCTTTCGGCCACTGTGTAGTGCAGTCGTTTGATGGAGAGCATGAGATCAATTTGAGCTTTCAAAATGAATTTCTAAGCGCTAAGAGCCAAGACAAGTTTCTCGCCACTGTACCCGACATTATAGCAGTCGTTGATAGTGAAAATGCAGAACCTATCACGGCTGAAACCATCAGGTTTGGCCAACGAGTTTGTGTTATCGCCACCAGTGTCCCTGAGCTAATGCGTACACCGCAAGCTCTAGCAGTTTTTGGCCCTCGCTGCTTTGGTTTAGACACTGACTATTTGCCGGTACCGACGAAATAATAGATTTAAAATGGAGAGATAAAATGAAAACAATATACTACCCCATACTTTTTAGCATAAGCATGATGCCTATTGGTATGCTTTGGGCGAACGCTGAAGAAACAGAAGAAAACATAGACATTCAAGGTATTGAGGTCATTCAAGTTACAGCCCGTAAACGCACTGAGTCACTGCAAGAGATCCCCGATGCAGTCACCGCCTTCAGTGAGTCAGATATCGAATCTGCCCGCATTGAACAAGTTAACGATTTCATCAATCTAACACCCAATGTGATCTTCCGAAAAACCTTCAGAGCAGGAGCCTCATTTATCACCATGAGAGGAATTACCGGTACCCAACAAGGTTTACCACCTGTTACCTACGTGGTTGATGGAGTTCAGGTCGGATCTGCTGATTTCATCAACCAAGATATGGGAGAGATTGAACGTATTGAAGTACTGCGTGGTCCACAAGGCGCCCTTTATGGTGCAGGAGCTATGGCTGGTGCCATCAATGTGATCACAAAAGCCCCCACAGAGGAACTTTCTGGAAAAATAAAAGCTCAGTATGCAGAGGGTAATGACAAGAGCGTCAGTGGCTATATAAGCGGTGGCGTTAGTGAGAACATCTTTGGCTTAGTCTCTGTTGGTGCCCGAAAATCTGATGGATTGATTGACTCATCGACTGGTGAGGATCTCGACTTTAATGATACCAAACGGATTAAAACCCGCTGGCAGTATCTTGGTGATGAATTTAGCGCCGATCTTAGATTAGGCTACGCCAGCTATGAACAGGGAGCAGTGATGCAAGATCTATTGGCAAAAGGAGAAGAGTTTGTTGATGCTCAAAAAACCGATCTAGATGACTTTTCAGGTTCAGGACCAGAACGAAGCTTTATAGGGAAAGAGAACCAAATATTTAAAGACGCCTCAATCAAGCTTGATTATGACTTCGATAATATGACATTCACTTGGATTAGCTCCTACCAAGACGCAGAGCAAGATCTAATTGGCGATCTTGATTGGAGCTCAGCTAACATATTCTTGCAAGATTTAGTCGATAACTTCGATGTCACTAGCCATGAAGTAAAACTGACTTCAAACAATGATTCCGATCTACGCTGGCTTGCAGGGGCTTACTATCAAAAACGTAATGGTCTCAATCAACTACGTATCCGACTTGAGCCAACTGTAGGTGTTATCGGAGATTCAATATTCGATCAAGTCGATGTCAAAGAGGACACCATCAAAGCTGTATTTGCACAACTTAACTATGATATTACTGATAAATTAGAGCTGACGTTAGCCGGGCGTTATGATCAGGTTGATTACCAAAGCACTCGTTTTAAAACACCTGAACAACAGGAGATAGTCCCACTTCCAGATGCTAATGGCCAGCTACAAGATACCTTAACGGAGTCTGACAGTTCTTTCCAACCAAAGGTTTCTCTCTCCTATGATATTAACAGTGATAGCATGATCTACGCGACCTATGCAAAAGGCTTTAGACCTGGGTTTTATAACTCAGGTAATCTTACAAAAGCCGAAACAACCCAAAATTTTGAAGTGGGCGGAAAATCAACCTGGTGGAACAATCGTGTTCAAATAAATGGTGCAATTTTCTACATTGATTACTCCGAACAGCAGTTATCCTTCATCATTGCGACTCCCCCATTTAGGCAAACCTCAAATATAGACCAAACAGAGATCCGCGGTTTGGAACTAGAAACGGTTGTCATGTTAAGCGAAGATCTTAGATTTAATGCTGCATGGGGTTATACCGACTCAAAAGTAAAAGACACAGGGCAAAGGGCACCAGCTACCCCGAAGTATACTTTGAACCTTGGGCTCAACTATCAAAAAGAGCTAGGCAGAGATTGGCTTTTAAATACCCGTTTAGATTATCGAGCACAAGGAGATTTTTTTCTTGGAACAACGCAACAACCTTTGGAGGTTGGTGCTAAACAGTTCGTCAACCTGAGTGCTGCATTGGAATGGCAAGATTGGCGATTTACACTCTACGGAGAAAACATCACCGATGAGTACAGCACAACCAACGCCTCTTATGTTAATGGGTTACTGGGTACCGTAACAGGCATTATTCGAGCTTATACTCCTGGCCGTCAAATTGGTGCATCTGTCGAATATAAATTCTAAAAGACCTTTGCTTTATCAAAAACAAGGATGTTTTTCCCTTTCTGGAAGCTAATATTGATTGCCATTATGCTTCCAGCTTTTTATTCTTCAGGCAGGTTTTCTGCCAACACAGCCACAGCCAACTTGCGGCTCTTAACTCCAAGTTTTCGATAAACATTTTTCAAATGAAACTTTACTGTTTGTTCTGAAATATCCAGCTCAATTGCTATCTCTTTATTTCTACGTTGCTGAGAAACAAGGGCCATAATTGCCGATTCTTTAATAGATAGTAATCGACTTCCCTCCTCCTTTTTAGGCTCTAGAATCAAACGCGTTCTATTATGCCTATTCAATATTTCGGTCACTCTATCTTTAGAGATCCAACTCCGTAGCTGCCAAATCAATTGCAGAAATCCGCTATCTTCGACAATGGCTATCTCTTGGGACAATTTAGTTTCATCATCTCGATTAATCGCTAACATCAAACGACATTGACACGCTAATAAGGTATGTTTTTGTGACTCTGAAAAGAGCAGCGCTTGTTCTAATCGTTTATTCGACAGGCTGCCTAACAACATCTCTAACTCAAGGTGTAGTTGCTGCAAGCGCCAAGGTAAAGAACTAGGCTGTTTTGGCAATGGAGAGATGTATGCAGCAAATTTATCTTCTATCTGTGACTGACTGACTAATGCTAAACGCGCTAGATAATTCAGCAGTATATCTAAATGAGCTAAGCGATGTTTTTGACTATGCTCTCCTGCCAACCTTAACCACTGTACCAATGATTCCGGCTTATTATGATGTAATGCGGTTTTAGCGGCTAGAGCATAAACAGCAGCATAAAGGTCAAACCAAGCTTCACTATGATTTACTTCACGTACTAATTTATCCATCACAGTTAATGAAGGGATCAGCCCCTTATAAAAAGCCAATTCACGCTTTACAGCAAACATAGCAACTCGAATGCTCTTATCTTGACTAAATAAACGCTGAACTCGACTTGAAACCCTTGTTAAATATCTTGAGCTAGACTCCGCATCCATCTTCAACATGGAGATATGAGATTGGTGAATATCCAGAAATGCTTCACCATAATCTGCATCTAACTCCTTTTGATAATAAGCTCGAGTAGCCAATAAATACTGCTCAGCCTCTTCAACTCCTCCCTGCTGGATTGCAATTAAAAGCAGAATATTATTGATAAGAGCACCAGCAAAAGCACTAAGTCCATCATGGTTAGGTAGATGTTCACCTTTAAGTATTACTGGACTATCACCCTGCAAACGAATGAAAAACTCTCGCTGGTTTTGACTTAAATTTAACCCTTCATAAAGACATACAAACGCGTCAGCCACTGACCAATCAAATGAATCTTGATGATAGTGACGATTGATCAGCTTTCTGGCTTTATCAACCTCACCTCGCTTTAAACTTACAATACAAGCAAGCCACGCGACCTCATCAAAGGCAAACCACTCTTGAGTGGAAAATTGCTGCAATATGAGCTCTAAATTCCCTAAACCGTGACGGATCCACTGCAGTAGTCCTCCTTGTTGCCTCAGCAAAGACACAGCGAGCTTCACCTCACCACAGGCCATCATAAGGCCAATAGCATTAACAATATCACCTTGTGAAGTATATCGTTTTGCCAGTGCCTGATAGGCGAGTAGAGACGCAGTGGTATCCTCTCTAAGACAGAGTTTTTGCAACGGTTCTCGTACAACAGGCAATAAAGTCCATTCGGTTTCTGACTTTACATGTAAACCTGAGAATGAGCGTTCAAGTAGTTCACTTATTAACAACTGTTCAGGCTCTATGAAAAGTCGCTTAGGTAACTGAGAGTTAATACAGAGTAAACGAACATTGGAGCTATCTTGCTCGCTTAACCCCTCTAAGATCTCCTGCAAGAGCAGTTGCCCCAAAATAGGATGCAGCACTAAGTGCTGGTGAAGTTCAGCTATGGAGCAAGAGGAGGGAGATAGTGATATAGCAAGATTCACTAAAAAAGGATGCCCCAGTGTCATACTAAAAATTTGAGAGGGGGGGATCAGGCTATCTGAAGAGGTGATAGAGACAATATCACTATAGGACAAAGCCAGTTTTTCAGATCCTAATAACGTACACGTTTGTAATAGGTGAGCAGGTAAACGATTGAAAGAATTTATACCACGACCAGCAAGAACCAAACGACACGATTTTGAGATAAGCAAAACAAAAACTTCTTGCCAGTGTGCTGATTCGACTAGATCCCAGTCGTCAAGGTATACAGTGGTATCGGGGGTCACTTCCTCTAGGATTGATTCAACTTGCCTTTGCCACTGCTCATCTGCGCCATTAATGTAATAGCTTAGCGACGAGCTATTATCTTGATGTTGCAATATCAAGGTCGTTTTTCCAAACCCCACAGGCGCTACCAATAGAGCTGTATTCTCTGAAGATTTCAGCAATGCATCCTCAAGTAACTTTGCTCTTAAAATAACACTGTTCTGGCTCATCATTACCCGGTTCAAAGAAGGTGTCTAAATATATAATTAAACACTAATGGTCAGTCTAAAGTCAGTCAACTCCAGATAAAAATAGCTATAAACCCAGACTGTAAAAATTATTCATTACGTCGAATGTGGCATTCATATTTGACAAAGAATAATAATTTATCAACTAACTGGATTAATTCGACATTTAATATAAAACCACCTTTCAGGTGGCTTTATATTAAGACACCTTGATGATTATCACTTGCAACCTAAGCTCTCAAACTCTTCTGTCGACATATACTCTGTAGTTGGCAGATAATCTCCCATTACGGCGTATTCATCGCCTGGCGTTGAAGTATTTTGAATAGCTTGGTGAAAATCCTCTTTCGGCAGCATATTTCTGACAATAAGCAGCGCCTCATTCAAGCGGTTCTCTCCTCCCTCAATCACACGCCCAAATCCATCACCTTGCTCAGTCCAAGGCAGGTAGTTATGCCCGCATTCATTAGTCGCATTAATCGGTTTATCGGCTAATAGACTCGTCACAACAGTGAAGTAACCATCCTCATCCACCGTTAACTCCTCATCAAACAGACAAGCGGTAACAGCCTGAGAGTAATACTCATTTTGGCATATAGACCAGTATCTTAACTGAGAGTCACTCTCATCATAAGTTGGCACTGATATTAACGTTTTAGGAATAGAGGGGAGCTTTCCTCTCGTCACTGCCACCGCACCAAAATCATTATTCAGAAATGTACTGACATATTGATTATCGGCATTGGCATAGAAGGTCACCTGCCGCTCAGGCATACCGTCACAGCGACCTAAGAAGGCGCATTGAAAACCAAATGTGCCATTATAAGCCGCTCTCCAAACAGCAGGGTTCTGGGCAGGTTCTACCGCTGGGTTAGCCCTTACCTGCTGATAAGTTTGTGCAGGAACTAGAGGAATAGATAAGTTATCAGCATCAACCTGCAGAGCACTACACGCTTGCTCACCCACGAGCACCTCTCCTGATTCAAGGGTCAATTCAACAGCAGGAAGCGGGACATCTCCAAGCCCATCACGGCCCTCATCGGTGACATAGATGCGATAAAGAAGTACCGATTTATCACCTGCTCCAACATAATCATAGAGAGTATTTGGGGCCTCCTCTCCATCAGGCTCACCTTGGGCTATCTCAATGGTGAAATCTCTTGGGCTAAGTTGACGCTCAGCTCCCTGCAGATAAGGATTAAATGATCCAAGATCTGGCACTATGTTCTGATCGGTTAAAGATGATGCCGGAGAGGTATCTAGGCGATAACTGTTTAGCGACATGTACCTAGCATGGGGATATTGGCCATTGAGTGTCAACTTAGCACCACTAGGCAGTTTGTAGCCCGCATGCCAGTAGTTAGCACCAGTATCTGGGTAAGCAAAGTTACGATCGGGATGATCAATATTGTAAGGCCCAACCCAAAAGCATGGACTCGGTGTCACCTCCTTTTGAACCACCTCTTGAGTGTCATCATCACAACCACTAAGCAGCACTGCAGACAAAGAAGCGCAGATAACAGCAAGTGTGAAGCGCTTTCCTCCTAACCAATTTAAGCTATTCATATCCATACACCCTTCCCCATCTATTTATCATTTTTATTAAGCTTGCCGCCTGCAGGTACGATTAAATCAGCACTTTGTTAAAACTATCTGAGCGGGTTTGAGATCAAGCCTGTTTATTTGTAACCTAGCTTATCTAGGAGTGAATTAATGGTTACATCGGGACAGATTTATGACTTTAGAAGACAAGTTAACAGTACCGACTGAGGCAACCACCCTATCTTCTTGGGCTCTTGCCATCTGCCGAACCATAGACAGTTACGGCGTCGAAAGTGGCGAATTACTGCAGCAAGTTGGTATTAACCCCACACTACTTCAAGACCCCAATGCTCGCATACCAACAAAGCTCGTCACACAACTTTGGCAACTGGCAGTGGTGACGACCGGAGATGAATCCATAGGACTAAAGGTGGCTAATTTTGTTCAGCCAACCAGTTTTAATGCTTTAAGCTTTTCGCTGCTAGTCAGTGAGTCACTACTTGATGCTTGGGAGCGGGTAAAACGCTACTATGAGATCATCAGCAATGTGCTAGAGATGAAAATCGAGAGAGGCGAAAAAGAGTCCGCACTCTGCTTTATTCGTTTACCCGAAAAACACTATGCCGATGAGGCGATAGATGCCTTTATGGCAACAAACCTCTCTATATCGCGACAGATAAGTCATGGGCAACTGCAACCAAGTAAGCTCGAACTTGAGCGAGCCACTCCCATAAACCTTAGCCCCTTTCACTCGCTGTTTCTCTGTCCAATCGAATTCAATTCTGATGGTAATCGTATCTACTTTACCAATGAAGCACTTAACATCCCATTTCCCTCAGCTAATAGGGCGCTAGCACTGAAAAATGATCTTGCCGTTGAGGAGTACCTAGCTCAGCTCTCGGCTCAATCCTTCAGCAGCAAGGTTGCTAAAGAGATAGTTATCGCCATGAGCCTAGGTAACCCAGAGCGAGAAAGCATAGCTAAAACATTCCATATGAGCAGTCGAAACCTCCAGAGAAAGCTAAAACATGAGCAGACCAGCTTCAGTGAACTGTTAGATTCCATCCGTAAGGATCTTGCATTGAAATACATACTCAATTCTGAAGTTGCAATTATTGAGATATCTTTTCGATTAGGCTTCAAAGACCCAAGTAATTTTACCCGTGCATTTAAACGCTGGTACCAGAAATCTCCCCTCCAATACCGTAAACAGAAATAACTTTTAGTCTCTACGCCATAAGGTGTTTATTTAATAACCACCTCGTTCAACAATCGATAT
This window encodes:
- a CDS encoding AraC family transcriptional regulator — protein: MTLEDKLTVPTEATTLSSWALAICRTIDSYGVESGELLQQVGINPTLLQDPNARIPTKLVTQLWQLAVVTTGDESIGLKVANFVQPTSFNALSFSLLVSESLLDAWERVKRYYEIISNVLEMKIERGEKESALCFIRLPEKHYADEAIDAFMATNLSISRQISHGQLQPSKLELERATPINLSPFHSLFLCPIEFNSDGNRIYFTNEALNIPFPSANRALALKNDLAVEEYLAQLSAQSFSSKVAKEIVIAMSLGNPERESIAKTFHMSSRNLQRKLKHEQTSFSELLDSIRKDLALKYILNSEVAIIEISFRLGFKDPSNFTRAFKRWYQKSPLQYRKQK